The Gemmatimonas aurantiaca sequence GCGCCTTGTTGGTGCCGAACACTTCGCTGCCATCCTTCGGGTCGGCCAGCGCGGTGTGCACGGCATCACCTTCCGCAAGACCGGTGCGCAGATAGGGGTAGTAGGCGCCAGTCGACGAGGTGAAGAGGTAACGGCCACTCTCTCTGAGCAGGGCAGTCGATTGACGCACCCACTCGGGATTGGTGGCGGAATCGTCGATGACGGCATCCCATGTCCGTCCACGCAGTGCATCGAGCTGACCATTACGATCGCCGACGAGTCGTTCCACGGAGGACGGCAGGTCACCGTCGCGACGGCCACGCGTGAAGATGGAAACGGTGTGTCCATGCTCCACCGCCAGTCGCACGAGATGCGGTCCGATGAATCCGGTCCCTCCGAGGATCAGGAGCTTCATGGCCTTGACGGGCTGCATCGACTCGGGCGACATGGATCTTGCGTGCAGCAGCGTCGACGGGACGGTCGAAGCGGCGGCCAGCAGACCGGCCTGCTGCAGGAAAGAGCGACGCGTGGTCATGAAGGAAATGGCGGAAGGAGATGAAACACATGTGCTGCAAGGCCCGTTGGATTTTCTACGTTGCCTCCGCTCACCTCTCCGGGCAACAGGGGCGTCCGGTCTCCGGAAGCCCCGGATGCATCGGCGTCCTGCCCGCATTTCGTCGGCGTTCTGTTCGTGTTGCGTTGGCGTTTCAACCTTTTCGGCGCTGACGCTGTCCAACCGATGCTCCCCGTCCAGCCCTCCCGCAACCAGCTGCGTCTCCATATGCGGTTCGTCTCGCTTATCATCCCATTCGTCGCTCTCACTGCCGCTTCGGCCCAGCCGGCACCGGTGGTGGCGACCACCGCGGTGTCCGCGCGTCGTGCGAATGCAGGCCGCACGCCCGATCCCGCGCCGGCGCCGGTGCCCAGCCCGGAGCGGGCCCATCGCGCACCCCGCATCGATGGACGTGGTGACGATGAGATCTGGCGCACGGCGCGACCCATTACGGAGTTCCGGCAATGGGAACCGGTGGAAGACGGCGATCCTTCGTTCCGCACCGAAGCCCGGGTCGCATACGACTCGCGCAATCTGTATGTGCTCGTGCGCAACTTCGATCCCCATCCGGACAGTCTGCTGTCGGTGCTGCAGCGGCGTGACGGAATGGCACTGTCGGACGACATCATTCTCGGCGTCGATTCCTACAACGACAAGCGCACGGGTTACATGTTCCGTCTCACGCCGGCGGGCACGATGTCCGATGGCTATGTCTTCAACGACGGAGAGGAAGACTGGGGATGGAATGCGGTCTGGGAAGGTGCGGCGCAGATCGATTCGCTCGGCTGGACCGCCGAGTATCGCATTCCTCTCAGTCAGTTGCGGTATGTGCCGAGTGGCGACAACACGTTCGGCATTCTCCTCATGCGCCGTATCGCGCGACGTGGTGAGCGCGTCTCGTGGCCGCTGTTCCGGAAGTCGCGTACCGGCATGGTGAGCCAGTGGTCGTCCATGCCCGGGTTCACATCGCTCTCGGCGCCGCGCCGCATGGAGATATTGCCGTACACCGTTGCACGGTATGGTGCGAGCCCGCTCGGTGATGGAACGCCGCGCAATGCGACCCATTCGCAGATCGGTGCCGACATGAAGGTCGGGCTGACCTCCAATATCACGCTCGATGCCGCGGTGAACCCCGACTTCGGTCAGGTGGAGGCCGATCCGGGTGTGCTCAATCTCAGCGCGTTCGAGCAGTTCTTCGCCGAGCGGCGTCCGTTCTTTCTGGAAGGCAGTGGCATCTTCCGTTACGACATCGACTGCAATGACGGCAGCTGCACCGGTCTGTTCTACTCGCGGCGCATCGGCCGCGCCCCGCAACTGCGTAACCAGTTCGGCGATGCCGCATCACCGCTGCAGTCGCGCATCCTTGGTGCCGCGAAGGTGACCGGCCGCCTTGGCAACGGCCTTTCCATCGGCGTCATGGATGCGGTCACCGAACGCGAAGCCGGCACGCAGCTCCGCACCATCGAGCCGCAGACGAACTATGCGGTGATGCGCCTGCAGCAGGATCTGGCCGGTGGCAACAGCGGCGTCGGATTCATGCTGACCAACACGGCCCGGCAAACCGATCAGTGGACGCGAAACGTGCTGCGCGGCAACGCCTGGACCGGCGGTTTCGATGCACGACACCGGTTCGCGGGCAACCGCTGGCAGGTGAACGCCCAACTCGCAGGCTCGCAGGTGAGTGGCACGGCCCAGGCCATCGCGCTCACGCAACGCTCCAATGTGCATCTCTTCCAACGGTCCGGTGCGGATCATCTCGACTACGACAGCACCCGCACCAGTCTCTCCGGATGGATGACCCAGGCGTCGCTCAACAAACAGGGCGGCGGTATCACACGGATGAGCAGCAGCATCTGGTATATCGCTCCGGGGTTCGAGATCAACGATGTGGGGTTCCGCACGCGCAGCGATGAGACCGGAGCCTCCTTCTGGATGCAACTGCGCCCGGTGAAGCCCGTGGGCTTCTTCCGGCAGGCCAATGTCAACTTCAATGCGTGGGGCACAGCCAATACCGGCGGCATGATCCTGAACAACGGGGGAAACGTCAACGGCTGGGGCGAGTTCCGGAATTTCTGGAGTGCAAACGGTGGCATCGGGTTCAACGACCTCATCACGGCCTATTCCGATCGGAATGCCCGCGGCGGCCCGGCCATCTACATGCCGCGTCGGATGAACACGTGGTGGAACGTGAATGGCGACAACCGTCGCGACATCGCGCCGAACTTCGGCGGCGGTGGCGGGCGTCGCCTCGATGGCCTCGGCAGCAACTGGAACGCCTATGTCGGCGCCCGGGTGCGCGTCGGCTCGCAGTTCAACGGCAATGTGAGCTTCAGCTACAGCCGCAACATCGACGATCAGCAGTGGTACGGCAACTACGTGGACAATGGCGTGACCGCCTTCACGTTCGGGCGGCTGTACCAGTCCACGAGTTCGATGACCATGCGCATGAACTACACCATCACGCCGACGCTGAGCTTCGAAAGCTATCTGCAGCCGTTCGTGAGCACTGGACGTTACACCGACTGGCGTACACTCCAGGATGGTCGGTCATCGAATCGGGACGAGCGATTCCGCCCGTACACCCTGCGTGGCAATCCCGATGGCTTCCGCTTCGGACAGCTGCGGACGAACAATGTCGTCCGCTGGGAATATCGTCCCGGGTCGGTACTGTTCTTCGTCTGGACACAGGGCCGGGACGCCAGTGAGGCCAATCCCGAACAGTACGGCGTGGGTTCGAGCTACTCCAACATCTTCTCCCGCCGCCCCGACAACGTCTTCCTGATCAAAGCGAGCTACTGGCTGGGCCGGTGATCGGTGGTAGGATATGAGGCAGTGCATCGGTCCCCTCTGGGGGCAGCCGGTGCACTGCCTCGGCGTTTCCATGCCATCCGTCCACCGTGGTGACTGGTGTTCACGACTGTCCTCCGCCCGCTCGTTGCACTCGGGATGTTCGTGCTGCTCTCCATGTCCGCGGCCTGCCGTGGCCCGGCGTCGTCACGCTCATCGTCTCCGCGTCCGCTCCCGCTGGAGGCGCTCATGCGGGAACGGACGCGGATGCTCATCGTCGACTCCGGTGTGACGGCCACGATCGTCGAACCGGAGACGCTCGATCCCACACGCGCGATCGAGCTGATTCTCTACGCGCTGCCCAACGGGAACAGCACGGCGGAGACGATGGGGCGCACACCCCGCGACAGCGGAGAATGGCGGTATGACATCCAGCACATCGCCGCCCAGACACGCCTGCTGCGCGCGCGTGGACTCACACAGGCCGTGGTGGTGTATCTCGAAGCGGCCGGAAAGAGCTGGCCCGAATGGCGACGGGTCCGCGGCTATCCGGAAGCCAACGCCCGCATCGGGCGCATGGTCGATCGTCTGAGGCAGGACGTGCTGAACACGGACAGCCGACGTCGATATACACCGGTGAATGTGACGCTCACCGGACACAGCGGCGGCGGCTCCTTCATGTTCGGCTTCATCGAAGGGCAGGAGACGATTCCGTCGTGGGTGGAGCGTATCGCCCTGCTCGACGCCAACTACAACTTCGCCGCTGTTCACGGCCCTCCGTTGCAGACGTGGCTGAACGCCGCACCGTCGCATACGCTGGTGGTGCTGGCCTACGATGATCGCGAGATCACGCTCGATGGCAGGAAGGTCGTCTCGGACTCGGGCGGGACCTGGCGTGCCTCTCAGCGCATGATCGACTGGTTCGCGCCGCGGCGTCCGCTCACGCGTGAGATGATCGGGGATTTCCAGCGCTGGCGCGACGCGTCCGGACAGGTGGAGATGTGGCTGCACCCCAATCCCGCCAATCGCATTCTGCACACCGAACTGGTGGGCGAGATGAACGGGTATCTGTATGCCATGCTCACCCGGCGTCCCACTTCGGTGACGCCGTTGGCAATGCCCGGCCCGCCGCGTGTTTACCAGGGGCTTGTTTCGCACATCGAAAAATTCCCACTGGATCGCGATATTTGACTTTCTGTGGCTGCAATTGAGCGATTGGGCCCATAATAAGGCGGTCTGCCCCGCCAGCGCTGTGGGACGGTTCTGCGTTATGCTGAGAGAGCGCGCCATGGATCGCTGCGCTCCTTCGTGCATCGTTCGTGCATCGTTACCGGGCCTTTACCAGGCTCTTCCCACCGTCTTTCAGTGACCATGATCCTCCGTCGCTGTCTTCTTGCCGCGTTTGTCGGTATCGCGCCACTGGCGTGTGCCACGGCTCCCGCCCGAGCTCCCTCCGCCACCGGTGGCCAGGTGGCCGCCCAGACAACCGCCCCTGACATGGCCAGTCATGCGGGCCATACCATGACGGCTCCCGCTCCCGCCGCCAGTGCCGACGCACATGCCGGCCATGCCATGGCGGGTCACGATATGGCGGGCGGTCACAAGATGGATCTCGGCAACATCCCGGCTCCGACGATCCCCGCCGGGGCGCTCATCACGGTCGCCGATGTGCGTTTCATGCAGGGCATGATCGGACACCACGCCCAGGCCGTGGAGATGACGCGCATCGCGCGCGCCAACGGGTCCGATCCGTATGTCCTCAAGCTGGCGCAGAAGATCGATCTCTCCCAGATCGGTGAGATCGTCCTCATGCAGGACTGGCTCCGCGCGCACAAGCAGTTCGCGCCGGACACCTCGTCGTGGCGGACGATGTCCATGATGGGGCTGCTCACCGCCGACGAAATGAAGCAGCTCGAAGCCACGAAGGGCGCGGCCTTCGACAAGCTGTTTCTCACGCTCATGATCCGTCACCATGAGGGCGCGATCATGATGGTGCACGAGCTCTTCGGCACCCCGCGCGCCGGACAGGAAGTCGATGTGTCCGTGCTCGCCAACGATATCGAGACGACGCAATCGGCCGAGATCGCGCTGATGCGTCAGCTGTTGCTCGATCTGTAGGACCGTTCTCTCCTCATGTTCTCCGCAGTGTTTCCCACCTCACGGATCTCTCTTTCTTTCATGGAGTCGTTTCCGATGTCATCGTTTCGCCGTCCACGCCTGATGGCTCTTGGTGTGGCCGTTGCCTCGTCGCTGGCCATCGCGCCCACGCTGGTGGCGCAGACCTATCCTTCGGGCAACGATCCACGCAACGGTCTGAAGTACGGACTGCACGACGCCGGAGAAGCCATCCAGGGCATGCGTCTCGTCTCGACCACGCGGAAGCCCGCCGTGCTCGACTCGATGGTCGGTCTCACGTTCGTGAACTCCGATCTCGCGTTCCGCGGCAACTACGTCTATCAGGGCAACTTCGCCGGCTTCTCCATCTGGGATGTGAGCAACCTGTCGAAGCCGGTGCTCGCCTCGGTGGTCTCCTGCATCACGTCGCAGGGCGATCCGTCCATCTACGGCAACCTGTTGTTCGTGTCGGCGGAGGGTGCCGGCAATCGCAACGACTGCGCCAAGGGCGGCGTGCAGGATCCGAAGGATCACATGGCTGGCGTGCGTATCTACGACGTCTCCAATCCCAAGGCGCCGAAGCTGATCAAGAACGTGCAGACCTGCAAAGGCTCGCACACGCACACGCTGATTCCCGACCCGAAGAACAAGGACATCCTCTACATCTACGTGTCGGGTCAGCAGGGTGCGCGTCCGGACACCGAACTCGCGGGCTGCAAGACGGGAGCGGACCCCGACGACGAGAGCAACTCGCTCTACCGCCTCGACATCATCAAGGTCGACGTGAAGCGTCCGCAGGATGCCGCGGTGGTCAGCGGGGCGCGCATCTTCTCAGGACTGCGTCCGGCGCCCCGTCGTGGTGGTGGTGCGGCGCGCCCGATGCGCGCCATGTCCGCTGCCGACAGCGCCATGATGGCGGCGATGGCCAATGCCGGTCCGCGCAACTGCCATGACGTGACGTCGTATCCGGAGATGGGGCTGCTCGCCGGCGCGTGCGGCAGCCACGGGCTGCTCGTCGACGTGTCGAATCCCGAGAAGCCCGTGCGTCTCGATGCCGTGGCCGATACGAACTTCTCGCTCTGGCACACCGCCGTCTTCAGCAACGACGGCAAGAAGGTCGTCTTCACCGACGAATGGGGCGGCGGCACCTCGCCGAACTGCCAGGCCATGCATCCGCTGGAGATGGGCGGCAACACCACGCTCGTCATCACCGGCGATCGCAAGTACAAGCAGCACGCGTA is a genomic window containing:
- a CDS encoding DUF305 domain-containing protein, with product MILRRCLLAAFVGIAPLACATAPARAPSATGGQVAAQTTAPDMASHAGHTMTAPAPAASADAHAGHAMAGHDMAGGHKMDLGNIPAPTIPAGALITVADVRFMQGMIGHHAQAVEMTRIARANGSDPYVLKLAQKIDLSQIGEIVLMQDWLRAHKQFAPDTSSWRTMSMMGLLTADEMKQLEATKGAAFDKLFLTLMIRHHEGAIMMVHELFGTPRAGQEVDVSVLANDIETTQSAEIALMRQLLLDL
- a CDS encoding DUF5916 domain-containing protein; the encoded protein is MRFVSLIIPFVALTAASAQPAPVVATTAVSARRANAGRTPDPAPAPVPSPERAHRAPRIDGRGDDEIWRTARPITEFRQWEPVEDGDPSFRTEARVAYDSRNLYVLVRNFDPHPDSLLSVLQRRDGMALSDDIILGVDSYNDKRTGYMFRLTPAGTMSDGYVFNDGEEDWGWNAVWEGAAQIDSLGWTAEYRIPLSQLRYVPSGDNTFGILLMRRIARRGERVSWPLFRKSRTGMVSQWSSMPGFTSLSAPRRMEILPYTVARYGASPLGDGTPRNATHSQIGADMKVGLTSNITLDAAVNPDFGQVEADPGVLNLSAFEQFFAERRPFFLEGSGIFRYDIDCNDGSCTGLFYSRRIGRAPQLRNQFGDAASPLQSRILGAAKVTGRLGNGLSIGVMDAVTEREAGTQLRTIEPQTNYAVMRLQQDLAGGNSGVGFMLTNTARQTDQWTRNVLRGNAWTGGFDARHRFAGNRWQVNAQLAGSQVSGTAQAIALTQRSNVHLFQRSGADHLDYDSTRTSLSGWMTQASLNKQGGGITRMSSSIWYIAPGFEINDVGFRTRSDETGASFWMQLRPVKPVGFFRQANVNFNAWGTANTGGMILNNGGNVNGWGEFRNFWSANGGIGFNDLITAYSDRNARGGPAIYMPRRMNTWWNVNGDNRRDIAPNFGGGGGRRLDGLGSNWNAYVGARVRVGSQFNGNVSFSYSRNIDDQQWYGNYVDNGVTAFTFGRLYQSTSSMTMRMNYTITPTLSFESYLQPFVSTGRYTDWRTLQDGRSSNRDERFRPYTLRGNPDGFRFGQLRTNNVVRWEYRPGSVLFFVWTQGRDASEANPEQYGVGSSYSNIFSRRPDNVFLIKASYWLGR